The Caldilineales bacterium region CGCGGGGTGCGCTACATGCTATCACGCGACCTGTACGCCTTCCTGGGACAGAAAGGCGTCTACGAAACACAAGGCCTGCAACTGCGGGGGCGGTTTCAGTCAGCTCGTGGTCAGCGATGAAGCGCAAAGAATGGCGCCTTCCGGTGTCAAGGATGCATGCGATAAGTTTTCGTCACGCCCCACCCCCACCATCGCGACCGGCGAGCGCCTCGATGAGCCGCGCGCAGCCGCCGGCGGCCAGGTAGCTGGCATGGTCGTGGACATCGGCGAACTTGCGGCCGGCGATTTTGGCGCACTCGAACTCACAAGCGGTGCACTGCACGAAGCGGTTGATCGCCTCGGTGGCCGCGGGACTGTTGAACTCGACGGAGGCGCCGCCAGCGGTCACGCCAGCCATTTCGATCAGCCAGACCGCCGCGCCCAGCGCGCCGCAGGCGCCGCCGCTCAACCCGATGCCGCCCGCCAGCCCGGCCGCCATGACCGTGTGCTGGTCGCCCGCGCCCATGGCGCGCGCCAGCTGGGCCGCGCAGCTCACCGGCGGCTCGGGCGGGACAAGCTCGTCATCCGCAAAGGCGGCGTCAATCGCGCGCCGCGTCGCTCGCGCAAAGCCGGCCGTCATGCTGAAACAGCGGATGGGGCCGCCCTTCAGAAAGAACTTCAGGACCTGCTTGCCCTGGGCGTTCTTCCAGTCCAGTTCGATCACGTCGGAACAGTTGATGCTCTTGTAGCTGGCCTGAAAGGAGCCGGCCAGCCGTTGAGCTGCGACGACGGCCGCCGCTTCGGCGCGCGGTCCTGGCCCGAAACGGCGATACGCTTCCGCGCCGGCGGCCAGCGCCGCGCCCCAAAGCTGGCCGCACTGAAATCCCATCTGCTCCAGGCCGCCCGCCAGCGGCAGGGCGGCGTGCTCCTCCAATGCCAATGGCTGGCTGAACGAGTCGTCAACGACGCTCATCACCGCTTCGGATCAGGTTCCCACCTTGAGAAACCGGCGCACGGTGGCCAGCGACGAAATCCGGGGCGTTGTGCTGTTGTCAACGAAGGCTTTCATCTGTTCTTCCTTTCGTAGGCGCCCCAGACAGCGACGACGCCATCTGATCGCACCCCAATGAATTGCGCCCTTTCAGGCAACGCCAGTATACCCGCACCCCCGACCGGCGGATAGACACTTTGGTGTTGTGCAGAGGGGTTGATTTTCAGAAGCGCGCCATAAAGCGACATGACAACGGTCATGGCGGCAGCCTGAACGCTGTCGTAAGATCGGTTATTGAGCGCCGCAGCGGGCGATCTGCGCTCACACAACCGCCGGCCGTGGAAGCCAGCGATGGCTTGACCGGTGCGCCCCCGGATTCACGGAACGATCTATGTCCACGCCCATTCTCGCCACCAAGCTGTACATGCCGCCG contains the following coding sequences:
- a CDS encoding C-GCAxxG-C-C family protein, whose product is MSVVDDSFSQPLALEEHAALPLAGGLEQMGFQCGQLWGAALAAGAEAYRRFGPGPRAEAAAVVAAQRLAGSFQASYKSINCSDVIELDWKNAQGKQVLKFFLKGGPIRCFSMTAGFARATRRAIDAAFADDELVPPEPPVSCAAQLARAMGAGDQHTVMAAGLAGGIGLSGGACGALGAAVWLIEMAGVTAGGASVEFNSPAATEAINRFVQCTACEFECAKIAGRKFADVHDHASYLAAGGCARLIEALAGRDGGGGA